From Pangasianodon hypophthalmus isolate fPanHyp1 chromosome 10, fPanHyp1.pri, whole genome shotgun sequence:
CTCATTTGTAAATACAATTGTCTATACTGTATTgtactatataaatgtaaaatgttttaggGTAAACTTGAATTTAACAAGCTAGTTATGCTAGCTAGCTCTTACAAACTACTGTAAGTTTGCCTCCAGTAGTATTTCCTGTTTAATCCAGACTAAATCAACAGCTTGCAGTAGCTTCATGGATGATTTCTTAGATTGTCACAGGTGCTCAGCGTACCTCAGTTTTAAGCAGTGTTGTCAATTATGAACAACTGCTTGGAAAATGTAGTTACCACAGTCTGCTACAGTAACACTATATGAAAGTTCCTGACTGTAGACTTGTCTTCTGTGTGAAAGTAGGAAAGATGCATCAGAAACTATAGTTACCTATAAATTTAAACCAGAGCTGTTCAAAAATTATACAGTAAAGCTTGATTTTAGCAACGGAAATCAAACACtatattaaaaacatacatgCAATAAACATACATGATGGGGTGAGACAATTCACTTGGCTCCAAACACTTTATGACCATCACCTCAAATCTACATCTGGGCATCTGAGGGAGACGGAGATCTAAGAATCCATAAATTTAGACTGTAATGCTCCATAAAATGCACTCGAAGAGATTTACCTCTACTTTCTTGCCTTGCAGATGACGTGGTCTACTGTCCCAAAGGAATAACATCTAAAGTATTCCGCTTCAATGTCTCATCCATGGAGAAAAATTCCACCAACCTGTTCCGAGCAGAGTTTCGTGCTCTGAGAGTGCCCAACTCCAGCGCCAGTAGGAACGAGCAGCGCATTGAGCTCTATCAGGTAAACGCACTCTTGAATTCAATGGACTGAGTTTGGTAATGTACATTAAGAGCTAATATACATCTACATTATGTCTTTAAGCACTTAAAGGTGATGGATAGAATAATACACTGCAGTAATAAAGCAcataataatgaacagatagTTTATTCCAAACATCAACAAAAGAcactgtagtgtaagaggatgATCCTTAAACAACTTCAGTAGCCAAGTATGGCTCAGAAGAGGAACATGATTCTGATTTATGAATGATTTCTCATAATTTCCAGATTCTTAGAATTCATAATTCTTAGTTTTGGACCCATGTGGAGAACAAATCTTGAGCAAAGCTATAATATTTGACCGGGCCATTAAACTGACAGACATTTCtaagacaaacacaaaattcATACCTAACATTTATTGGCATGTACTTCTTATTCAGATTTTTCGGTAGtggtatatatgtgtgtattcatACCACAGTGCCGTTCAGTACTcctttctgattggtcagaaggtgttgattagctTTCTATAAAACTACTGCTCtggcagtagttccagctgcaaagcaaatcataggtttatattaatgtactcttTATAATACGTTATCGTATCTATACTAACAACTTACAtagagacttgtatggcagatgctccaaataaatggattaaaaaacttgtgtaattgttgatatggtaagaTTTTCTGTGAGGTGatgttcatttaatatttttggaaggagtctccagtgtcggtggcTTTGTATCATTCAGAGCTGTAACTTTAgattttccaacacaggaaagtctttgtggtttctcagtaatgtgaAAAAGTCCATATTTTTGGTTTTAatgacttcaagagagaaaaaaatgggctggtgagggaacaactgttatAATAACAGACGTTCTACAACactaaatgtagctataaatggaaaaacattatGACgttgttctttagtaaataaaaagcagttggcaaattgctgtggttatgaggaagaaaacactttaggacatgctgttactggaaaataataaactttggggtggtaatggCATCATCCCATGTCATAGTTGATTATCTTCCCATAACATCAttccccatcatgttttattctttacacatACTGTGTATCTCACAAACATTGTTTTTCTTACAGTTACAAAGCCTATGTTGTCCGCAGGACTGTCATATGCAGTACAGGGGATAAAACAACTCCTAATTCATAACAAAGCCAAGATTTTAACCTcaatgaaaaaaagcaaaggattcttaaagaaacacttttttttgttttaatttcacacaATATCTCCCAGGCTAGCAGTTGCTTAGCACTAGTCATTATTATATATGATCATGGCTCTGAACATGGGACCAAAAATGGATACTGAATTTGTGTCAAGTCCTCCAACTCTTgcttcttcagtttttttttcaacacgCTGATCTTTATTCCAGGCACCGAATGGATTATACAGGAGTGTATTTGCACAATTCAGCTGAACAAAGGAAGTATTCTGAGAAAGCCTGACTAAAGCTCGCTTTTTGCCACTGTCATAGCCAGAGCACTGTAATGTAATACATCAGTGAGGATGGGAGTTTTAGGAGATAAATTGTGCATAGTggcatattatatatacacacatctacTATGTGTGCACATGTATATACTACCACTATATATAAATGAGGTGAGGGGGGATTTTCGGTCGGTTTCCTCATTAATCTCCCATGAGAGGCTGGGAGCCCTGATCAGGTTCCAGCATTTCCTGCCAGGGAGACGTGTGTCTCCGGCCCTGTAGGGCTACACTTTAGGCCCAGCCTGACAGGCCTACAGATGGTTTCCAGGAGCTATGCAGGAGATAGAGGCAGTGTCAGCCACTGGAAGGAGAAGAGGGAGGTGGAGGGGTGTACGTGCGCCCCCACAGTGTTCGTTTGGTCAAATCTCTAGCTTTAGCGTGGGCTGCCTGAGGGGTCTCAGAGGACCTCCAGCCTTAGCTTGAGTCTCACAGGAGGTTAGATTAGGTCATAAAGGGGTGCAGAAACGTTGCTTTTCCCACCTCCTGCTGTATTCTTTGTATGCCCGATGGTGTATGGGGTGTGATTTTATCAAGGAGATTGATGAGTCAGATGTTGTGGTGTAGATTTTAGAACAGAAGGCTTGAGGCTACTTCAAGACTTTCTGGGCAGGATGATCTGGTCATTTTTGGGATAACATTATTACACAGTGTAAACCAGCATTGTGTAAATGTTAGAGAAGCCTTTATTTCTAACTGGTAAAGAAGGCTAAATGCAAGCATTAACATGCAATATGGGGATATCTCACACACTAGGAGTCACATTTTCCATAAGTGAGAGGGGAGAATGCTTTGGCCTCGGGCATCCTTGAGTGTCTGGCTCAGACAGTGCTGGCCAGGCCGATGTCTGGAGcttgtatgaatgagtgtgctTGCTTAGTGTATTTTACCATATGACCCAACTACTCATGCTGTCAATcagatgttttattttgctaataaaacactataaacactgtCTCAGGAACAATTTGACTTAAAATAAGGATTAGCTAGTGACCTCCTTGACCTTCACATCACATGGAATCCCCAAAGTACTCCCCATGCAAACTCAGGATgttcctgttttgtgtttcttcaGATCATTAGACATGATGAGCATATTGCAAAGCAGCGGTATATTGGGGGAAAGAACGTCTTGACCAAAGGAACGGCTGAGTGGGTCTCTTTCGATGTTACAGAGACTGTTAGGGAGTGGCTCACACACAGAGGTGAGTTCaaaggaaataatcaacttttacATCTGGTTATTAAAAATGTGAGACATTCAGGATATCTATTAAAAAGCTTGAGATTTTGATTAGAAATTTTTAGGAATATCTAATGGAGTTGTTGCTACACTTCCCATATCTCTGAGTCCATATGATTTATCTGTAAGTCATAGTAGGTCTTTAAGAGTTTCTGAGGAATATTACAAAGGTAAATAGCACCTAAATTAACCCCTTAAACACCAAGAAATCATTGGCAGGTCTGAACATCTTCACTCTTGTAACTGCATacattttctgttaattttactgtaattactgaataattcatagtagttgcCGAAGAGGACTAATGGAAAAATGAGCCAAGAGATTaagtttgctttaaaaaaaagtttaatctgGAAACTCATACTAAAGAGAAtcattcagaaaataaatgtgttggcTAGCAAGTAGCAGTTGTCCCAATCTTAGCTGGAAAAGAAGGGTTGGAATGAACTTCCAGAATGAAAATGTATGAATTATAGTTTCAGGAAGTAAAAATAACAATCtgtattaatatgaaaatacaTTTGACAGGGCACAGAATTACAAACCATTTGGTCAGCGACTAGCATAAATTGCATGCAGCAAGTTCTTATACTTTATGATTTATCACTGTTTGACTATAGTCTTCAGCACAGATGATATAAAGACAAtaaatcaaaagaaagaaaactgtaataaacgCTGTTGCTCTGAATTTGGTCTTCTCTCTGTTCTATGCAGAAACTAATCTTGGCCTGGAGGTTAGTGTGCACTGTCCCTGTCACACCTTTAATCCCAACGGTGACATCATTGAGAACAAAAATGAAGTGCTGGAGGTCAAATTCAAAGGTAAGGCTAACACTCGgggttttgtcttttttctctacTTTGATTGGTAATTTGGGCAGAAGAACAAGGACAAACTCtccagtttaataataaaaggattatTATGactattgatttttaaaatattaaaatgctagatatgtttttaacacttttatcaGGGCGTACTTCATCAATATTAATATGCGACTCAATATCAAATTCTAGAGAAGATGGTTTGCATTGCTAGTAGTATTGCTTGTTTTTGATTCTATAACTATAGAAAATTTAGCATTATAGCTTAGAATTTCTTCATCTGTGTAGGTCTTCAGTCATTTTACTGTcacctcatctctgtatttcccTACCCTTTTTATCTGGAATAATATCATTCTCTTCTGAACTTTCATCCAAAACATATGGGTCTGAGTTGTAGTTGGAGATAATGCTCTGAGCAAGACAGAGATCGCGAGCTTGATCATGGGAACGCGCTCGGGTCTGGAATCTCACTTAGTAATGGGGGCCCCAGGGTCTGGGGGGATTGGAAATGCTCCCTAACTCCATCAGCAGTCTCCACTGCAAAGAAAGCGTTGCTGCCACAGGCGCTCAGACTTTTGGCCCTGAATTAAAGAGGGGCGTCCGTATCCACTGGCAACGTCCCTCAGGGGACCTGAGCTGCTTTTTCTATCAGCGACAAATTGGATGAGCAGACAGGCGAGTGCAGGGGAGAATACGAATAGAGGGATAAGATGCTGTGGAACGACAGCCAGTAGGAGCTGGGAGATGCTGGGCACAGTCTCAGCTTTCATTTGTCCTTCAACATGCAGTGAGCTCTGTTTTGCCCGTAGGTATGGACGGAGATCACTACGAGAACCGCTTGGATCTTGGGCGGCTCAATAGGCAGAAGGAACACCCCTTGCCACATCTTATCCTGATGATGCTGCCTCCCCATCGCCTGGATGTGCCGCCTACATCCAGACGCCGCAAACGGGCACTGGATACAAACTACTGCTTCTCGTAAGGGGGCACCATTTCTTTGGCATATTTGTGTTAAATGTGTATCAACTTTATCCATTAAACACAAATAGATTATGTAGGGGAGCAGAAGTTCTTTGCTTTAAACTCAGTAGGATGTCTTTACTGTCATCAGACACACCAAGAAATCAGTATTACACAACATACAGCCACAatgaaaaaagacatttatataTCATCGCTAAAGTGAGTTTACCAGTCCTCTCTGGTTCACATTCCAATTAGTATTAGCACACCATGTTTCCCTCAAGAGGCTGTATGACTAAACCATTTAACTGGCATCTGACAACTTTAAGCATGATAGAAGAATCAAGTTGGGATCTGTCCCTGTATTCAAATTAGAAAGGGCTCGTGTGTAGCACACCGGCTCCTCAGAGCCATGATGCCTGGGTTTACCTTACCGACAGCATTAGACGCCTGGGCTCAGTccaggagaggaaaaaaatgacacaccTCACAGTGGAATTTCTGAGCCTCCGAAAGGCACAGCTTGAGCTGTTTATAAGGCAATACAGAATGAAAATAGAAGGCTTAAAAACGTCAAGTAAGAATTGGCTGTATTACTTCATTGAGGCTATGGAAATGTCATTGAATGAATGCAGCAGCTATGCCAAGAAAGCAGAGCAGCAGAATAAAAAGGTATAGAAGTGCATAAGGAAATGAATTGCAAGGCACTGGAACAGCTGATCATCCTGTGTCTGTCttcatgtctgtctctcttcctccatTGCAGTAACTATGAGGAGAACTGTTGTGTTCGCCGTCTTTACATCGATTTCCGACAGGACTTGGGCTGGAGATGGATCCATGAGCCTAAAGGATACCATGCTAACTTTTGCTCAGGGCCATGTCCTTACTTGCGCAGCGCTGACACCACACACAGCTCGGTGAGAAAgaccactttttaaaaaaaaaaaaaaaattaataaaataaataaataaataaaataattcagcagGAAATTGTGTAatgtatattcattattttcattaagtGCCTTATTAGTATAATCAGTAGTATAATCTTCCTCAAAAATGTTGtgatgaatattcatgaagGTCTTCAAAGGGCAGTGCTTAGCATTACTTGGCCAACATAGTCTCATAAACGCAAATTCTTATAAATTGGCAGGTGTAGATGTTCTTATAAATTCATTCAGTAAAACCAGACTTGCTTCGGCAAATTTTGGCCATCTGTTTTATATTTGCAGTAatacagatttaattttttttttatctctattatgtaaggaataaaacaactgGTTTTACACCACTGCCCATCATTGCATATTTCCAAGCaaaaacagcaatttgccagcatttacaatatgtatttattaaacaatggcatatcatactttttatctgtttatagttaaatttattgttgtggaatgtcttcaaaactagttagttcctgttatgacacgttatagcagctataaacagtctttcctcCCTCACAAAAAATGCAGCCACAAAACGGTAGGTCCTACGTCCAGGGGTCTTTCCTGTGGTGCAAAACTTAAAGaaacctctaactgttacaaagtgctgacactggagactccttccataaatgttaaataaagtctCCTCACtaaaagcttcaccatatcaacaattatgctttgttaaataacagcatatgTTTAATCCGTTTGAGAAGTGTCTGCCACACAAGTCCgggtgaatgagctgttactatagaaacacattagaatgagtgcattaatataaacctgatttgccttacagctggcactactgtcagagctgctgttatagaaaattaattaacaccagtcagaatcgagaattcaacagcactgtggtataagataattataaacaaaatttATGGCAGGTAACACACAAATCCCGTtaatggcaggtgtgtgtgcacaggtggGAGTGTAAATTCAGACTTGGCATTAACATTTTGAGTGAtctgatcacaagtggacagctgaGATATATAGCCGTTTACACTGGGCATGTTCATGGGTCTTCAGTGTCTCCAGTGACCCTCTTGTGATCATATTTCGTGACTGGTAGGGTTGCCAAATCTGCTTGACAAATCCACCCTAGTGTTACTTAAAACCATCCGATAAAATGCCAAATACCAAAATGCAAAGTATATATTTGGCTGTCAAATGCCACTGACAAACCATGGGGCACTCACGATTAGTCTATAAAAGCTATATGCATGAAAATTAGAGAAAACATGACAACTATATATAGCAACTATAATCAAGGCAGAGTTTCCCAAAAACTTAGTAATACAAAGATCCATGTCAAatggtagagcgagcatcacTTTAAACACTCTGTCTACAAGTTAAGGTGTTCTTAACTTCACAATACCTTTGGGAAACCTGGTCCAGATCAGTTACAGACTTccaaatataaatcattttacgAGTTTTGTTTAACATAGTTAATGTCCAAATGCCCTAAAAATAATGCCGGTaatatctgatttttaaaaataatttttcattttaatcaaagaaCTTGACCCAAGCACATAAAGTTTAAAATTTGTAGTGAAACTTTGGccattttggttatttttacCTGAATAGAACATAAGGGTTAATTATTAAACCTGGTCTTCCCTTGTAGTTGCTGAGCCTGTACAACACTCTGAACCCAGAAGCCTCAGCTTCACCGTGCTGCGTGCCACAGGACCTTGAACCTCTAACCATCCTCTACTATGTTGGACGAACACCGAAAGTGGAGCAACTTTCCAACATGATTGTCAAATCCTGCAAGTGCAGCTGAGAGCTTCAGCACCAGTGGCAGCCCTTCAGAGGTCTTACCACCCTGGCAAGAAGAGGGAGGGTTAGAGGGGCCAGAACTGGACTTAAAAATACCTCCATGCTTCCTTCTACTCCACTTTCAGGCCCTGGAGCATGACACTTTGAAGCACTACATTTCCTATAATGAGTTTTGTTCCAAGGTGGCTTTGCCATCAAATGCTACTCTGCCAACCCTCGGACCTCCACATAGACCATTTGGGCTGATTCCCCCCTCCCTTTTTTCACCTATACCTGTTGCTTTTACATTTTGAACTGTCTGTGCCACCGTACAAATGTCTTGGGCATTTCTGAACCAGCTGAATTATATTAAACTGACAGCACTCACTTAGTGACTAATACAGAAGCTGCTTTATCCAGAATGTCTTAGCAGCTGTGGTCAGGACACAAAGGAAAACTGATAATCCCTACTGGATATATCAAAACAGACTTAAGAGTTAACAAGAGCATTGCCTGGCTGACACTCAGGCGACCGTCAGGTTTTTGTTTATAGTGTAAAGCCTTGATGCACAGGATTCGTCCTTGCTGAACATTGTACTGTGGTCTTCACAGTTTCCCACACTGTTTGTCTACAAGACAGGCTAACAAATACAAGACATGTCATAAATATTAGTAATGATACATGCtggaaagaaatgtttgtgagaaaatgttttgttttgggtgCTTACCTCTGATACCTACCAGACTTTTTAGGTTTGTTCAATAGGCCTACATAAAAGCAGACAGTGTAAAATATTGTATGACACTACATGAAACCAGATCACAaactgtacatgttttttttaaattgctattACCCTTGGAAaaacaatctttttttaattaaaattaaaattagtcTTGGACAAATAGATTGAATTTGAATCATTTCTGCAAGATTAATGCACATAATATAATactttcaaataaatataatgcactgaatgctgtattattattattattattattattattatgtaaccCCTAAATATAGTATCATATATAGAAACTCCCTCTCAAACAACAcgtttttacataatttaaagAGATTGCTAGTAAatctaatgtgtttattttcaccAATACATTGTTCTGTGtcaacagacagagaggcacagTTCTTCCCTCACTACTAGATCTTGGAGGATTAATATGTGAACAGAGCAGTTGGTTTGTACTACTAGTGGTATTTACTGGTTTCTATTGTACAGCTATAGAAATCTCTGTATTAGCCTAGTATTTCAACTGGGAAAACATTACCAGGTAATGACGTAGGACATGGATTCCAGCAACAGAGCATAACTCTGTAGCATCAGGAAGCTGATCAGGACATCATGACCATAGTCATTCATCATCAGGCATCTTTGGAATTAAGTCTTTCACTGGCTGGAAAGGCTGGCTTGCTTTCTCCCTTACTGCAGGCATCTACTAGGTCAGACATGCAGAGGTGGTTATGTAAGTGGAGGcttaaaaatgctgaaaaaatcatgagaaaaatttgtagtttttaatgaaataattaatgcAGAATGAGAAAGATACAACCAAAAATCATGATGTAGTTACTAATGGAAAGGATGACAGCATGGTTGCATAAACAAGCACATGTtcaagtatacacacacattacattctTTTAGCTGTGCCACAGAAAAAGCAATTTTCTTCTACACTGTAATAAAGTCAATGCAGAAGAAATCAAAAGCATTTCACAACATGTACTATCTGCAAAAATTTGATTGTTTCCACCCTGTTTCTACTATGTACAAATATCAATGACTCAATGTTTTCATGTAGTATTCATACAACATTTTGGTCATACACTTTCAATATTTGGTTCTACactgaaataattaataatgcaaaatattggatttataataatgcacacaagacaaatacaatataaaacaataacaccttaaaagctaaaaatacattttctctaAAATACCAAACCCTGAGTTGATAAATGTTACAGTACAATATCCTCTTTGGGGGACATAAGGCTTTGTTTTGCATACAtcaataatatacagtacattgctGGCCAGACTTTATGACTGAGAATAACTAATGACCTGTAACTAAAAAGAGAAACACCATTTGTTCTAATTAACTTGTGTCAAAAATATGTTGAAGTTTTGTAAAACATCAACAAAACCCAACTATTAGTCACGCAGACTGTCAAGCCTTTTAAGATATTAAACTATTAACTCTTCAAGAAACAGGACTTTCCCTATGGagctgtaaatggataaaactggTGTACTCTGTAGGAGGGTTAACCGTTTTCTGTGGAAAGACATTAAGAAGAATCCCACGATTTATCAACCAGACTTATTTTCAGGGTCTGTTAATGAAGtacaccaatcactgatccaATGGAGCCATTAAGTCCTAGAGATTCAGTTGTTTTAGTCTGCTAGCATGAGTGTAGTACATTTGGAACTGATCATAAAATACAGCAAACCAGGTAATAAAACTCAATACACAAGCAGTATGTGGCCCCGTGATAAGGCACTTGTGGAGAGTATTATGGTCTCGACTGACACAGTGCTTATTAATACGTGAAGGTATGTGTGCTGATCACAATCTCTACTACCAGGCAATTGTCCTTTGGCAATAATTTATAATCAGCATTAATGCTCTTTATAATCAGCCTTAATGCTCTTTATAATCAGCCTTAATGCACTTTATAATCAGCATTATACCACGACACTGCAGAATTCCTGAATCTGaaagtgtttatattaatgcgctcgttctactacattatcatttcagcttattcacagggccTTATATGATGGGCAGTCTACacaaatagatttaaaaaacatgtatttgTCAAAAAGAAAGGTATAATCTCTGATAGTGCagctttctgttaggagatgtttctttaacatttattaagggagtctccagcgtcacaGCTTTGTGAAGCTCAGTAAGGGCTCCACCACAGCAAAGTCTTTATGACGGAGGACTTTTTGCTTtgtagtttcttggtaacatgacaagctgtgatttttgttttattaagagagaaaataagagacaCTGGTGAG
This genomic window contains:
- the tgfb3 gene encoding transforming growth factor beta-3 proprotein; the encoded protein is MHLGRALLFFLLLNSVTTIFSMSTCATVDIDHIKKKRVEAIRGQILSKLRLTSPPQALGPSQVPYPVLALYNSTKELIEELGRERQQSCGQDNTETEYYAKEIHKFNMIQGPPDTNDVVYCPKGITSKVFRFNVSSMEKNSTNLFRAEFRALRVPNSSASRNEQRIELYQIIRHDEHIAKQRYIGGKNVLTKGTAEWVSFDVTETVREWLTHRETNLGLEVSVHCPCHTFNPNGDIIENKNEVLEVKFKGMDGDHYENRLDLGRLNRQKEHPLPHLILMMLPPHRLDVPPTSRRRKRALDTNYCFSNYEENCCVRRLYIDFRQDLGWRWIHEPKGYHANFCSGPCPYLRSADTTHSSLLSLYNTLNPEASASPCCVPQDLEPLTILYYVGRTPKVEQLSNMIVKSCKCS